One Pomacea canaliculata isolate SZHN2017 linkage group LG1, ASM307304v1, whole genome shotgun sequence genomic window, TGAGAGTTTTGAGATTCTACATCAGAACATTCACAAATAATTTAGCAAACTTTTAGCAGCTGATACATTCCAGCGCCATGTTTCCAACACTGTACTCTGCTAGCCAATGAGTCTTTGCCTATGCCAGCCCCTTGCTTGGAACACTCTCCCTTTGCTGCTTTGCCAGGCTGCTTATTTAATTGGCAATTTAAGACTCTTTCAAATGACTTTCGAACAAAGCCAAAGGATATTGAACTATTTCATGGGATCAGTGTGCTCTACCAGTTTCCTAAACCAACAAAACTTCAACTAACATTAATCTGTCTTCATCAAACCTTTTGCAGACAACTAAACCTTCATCTAAACGTGTCAAGAAGCAGAAAGCACCAGCCCCAGGATCAACAAAAGACTTGGGTCGATGGAAACCACAAGATGATGTTGCTCTTGTAACAGCTGTACAGCAGGTAACCTGTAcgttgggttttatttttgttttgatgcttGTCTCTCTTCTTCTGGAAGGTTTTGGGACTTGCTGAGAACTtaatataaacaatttaatattgtactgtattttCAGACCAATGATTTGAATGCAGTCTATACTGGCGTGAAATTTTCTTGCCATTTCACTCTGAAGGAGATCCAGGAGCGGTGGTATGCTCTCTTGTATGACCCAACAATATCCAGGTAAATGTATGGGTTGTATAACAGAATATAGACATTCCTCAATAGCAAACTACTTTTTTTGGTGACCACTTGGCATTATGACCAGCTGTCTGACCAGTCAGTAGTGCTTTCTGTACAAGATTTTTGGTCTTGGAAAATGGCAGCACAGCAGGTCTATTTTGCATTTACAGTATAATATATAGTACACTGCTGTATAAacacagaaatgtatttcaaaTGTTATAATGTTTGAAAGGGCAAAGGTGACATTAAAACAATATCTAAAGATAGTTGATACAAACAGTACATAatcaaagtaatttttgttgtaatttaaaGTAAAGACTTACTTTGCCTTACTGGcattcaactttttaatttaaaaatctgtttatgaAGATTTTCATAAGGACTCAAATTTATAGTAATGTTTTAACTCTGGAGTGTTATTTCCTCTTGATCAGCTCCGTCCCTTTATACTTCCTAGGAAGAGATTTGTAAACATCTCTattgcatattttgtttcttccaGCTTAAGAGTAACATTACTtatattgcaaaacatttttcttgaaatgtgaCCAATAACAGGCTTATAACCAGGTACACAACTTCTGACTTCAGATTAGTTATACATCCTTATTCACCATTTGTTGCATAATCAAGGATTAGCTGTTTGATACATTTGTGTTGAACAGACTGTCCATGCAAGCAATGAAACAGTTACATCCAGAGAATATTGCTATGATACAGGGAAAAGCACTTTTCAGTCAGCAAGAAGAAAACCTTTTGGCGAACATCCCATCTGTATGTCACTTTTTGTTGTGTTAATGGTTAATACAACTCTTTTTGTCTGTATTTCAACAtgattacaaaaagaaagaatttgttTATGTGATAAAAATAGTGCACATGCAGTTAAACATCAAAGAGTGATAACGGGGTAGAATCTATGAGTATATGTTGTGAAAGGTAAATAACAAGATgacattttaatgtgtttttattgaaattttaattaacataTTCTTATGTCACAATAAGACTAGTTCACCACAGCTGGAAGTGTTTCAAGAACTTTTGGGAGCACACCCAGATATTTTTCACCCACTGCGTACACCCAAAACACTGATGACATACTGGCAATTGATGAAGCAGTACCACCTCTTACCAGATCAGTCAGGTGAGGAAAAACTATTATAGATTGTGCAATTCAGTCTAATAACctaatttgtaaaatgtttatcagCATTAGTTTTGTATCTTCTTAATACTGAATCAAATTCTGTTCCTGGTATTTGGTTCTCTCCCCTCTACCGTTGAAAAGAGAGATAACTATTCTTAGGACTATTAACAAGACTTGTTAACATGAGCTGTCTTATACTTGGACAGACCAGTGTTGCAATAGTCAAAGcacttgtcaccaatacagtgagaatcGGGTGCCCTAGATAAAGATCTCATTCTTGCTCCTTGCTCATGTATGTGGCACATGTTTATAGGGTTGATGGCTTTGTAGTGAGATAGCCTTAACTATTGGCTTGGCAATTTAattcttatattcttctttAATGGTAATTCAGCTAGGTCATAAATGCTTCAATTTGCAGAAGCACAAATAGATATTGAAGATGATCTTAATGTGTGCTGAACATTTCTTGGGAAAAGATTATTTGCGATCAGTGTAGCTAGAATTACTGAGCAGTAGTTAAGTGTTTGGTGCTACTTCAAAGCTTAATATTTTTGggcaagaacttttttttttttggtaagaaatttacttttcttaatttcttcttCAGTGCAACCCATGCCACGTGGAGACAATGTTCTTAACTATTCAGATGCTGAGGACATGCTGAAAGATGAAAGTTTGAAGTAAGCCATCAACTTttactccttttcttttcacttaGTTTCACAgttgagaaataaataataaaaatggtattaTTTGGTACCTTCTTTTGATCTTGCTTCATATTTTAGTcctacacaaaaataaaattatattcaaacataatctgtaaaattatatttaaatcttTCAGGCTTTGGATCCTTTAAAAGCAGTTGAGAAAGGAATGTAACAACTAGAGTAATCctatcatttacatttttatatatgtatctcgttaatttttgttatatattttaaaaaagcccgGACTCTAATGTTTGAATATTGTTTAGCTGATTGAGGGCTTATAACAAATGTTGGTGCAGTTTGTTTTGGATCTGTTGCTGTAGGTTTTAttcctttaagaaaaaaaaaaacaatacaaaacaaaggtAAGGATTGTTATTCAGTTGCACAGGAATTGAGGCCAGTTTAAAGATTAGTCAGTCTTCAACTCCCAAGTTTGCTAATAATGGATTAGTAGTTTTTACATGGACTCTGAAGGGCCTTCTACTTTTTTGTAGAATTTCACACTTTTTATTCTAAAAGCACCTCTCAGTGTTCATTTTTGTCAGCTGTTAGGGTAAGAAGTAAACACCAAATAACTTGTCCTTTACTTTATTCATAGCGCTGCAGAGAGaaagttttactttatttagGACAAgttttgcaggttttttttttcttgctttcacaTTTCATCTTTGTAACTTAAGTGTAAATTCCATCTTGACCAAAGAAAAGCTGTGCACCCTTtcattaaaaagatattttaaaatacattaagatCTCCTTTCTCTATTCTTTTTAACTCTCTAAATGATTGGTCTAGTTTGACAAATATCGTTGTTGTTTTATGCCTTCTAGAATTTTTACTTTGGGTGAAATCTTACCTATTATAGCATTGCATCATTGTGTGCCTAAAAGAAACTCGAGATAagatctttgaaaaaaatggtcTTTTGAACAGACATTATGGTCAGACATTTTTGCAAGAGCTGTTTTTAGACAATAGTCATTTGTTCTGCTCACAGAAATAGGAGTTAACTCTTGCATATGAAAAGCTATTGGCATGAACACATTGCTGATGTAGGTCAGTAAGTCACTTGTCTATTTGTTTTGCAGAGACCCAACTGACGAGGCAGTAGAACATGGTATGCTTTTGCTACATTTaatattctttactttttgaAGTTAGGGTTCAAGAAACTCATTGGCAGATTTCATCATTCACCGAAAAGAGTTCTGCAAATTTGTCCATAGACACTGTAATCAAAATTTTGCACTATCACCctcttaaaaactttaaaaaaatgcaaaaatgcacCGTTGGCAAGTACAAATTTATGCCTAGAGGCAAATCTTATAAcaaattctaaaatatttaattaaaattattttgtcatagCATAGGGCATTCACAGTTTCcatttacatttctttccaCTCATGTTTTGATTTTAGTTTATCCATTGTATTTAAAATCTGTTAGTCTTTGATTATTAGTGAAGATGGATCATAGAAGGGATACAAATGATACTTTATGTAGACCTGACCCTGGCTGATAGACGGAGCAAGCGGGAGATTCGTCATTTGGAACAAGAGCTACCAAAGTGGCAGGTGTTGGTAGATTCAGTAACAGGTAAGCCACATGTAATGTGTATGTCTTGAAGGTGGTTGGAGTTTTTCATGTGTCATATTACCAGTAAGTTTTCATTGCCATATTTAGTCTTCtctataaaaatatgattttggAAACTATGCATAACCCCAGACTTCTTGGAAGGCACATCTGGTTGTGGCGTCAAAAGATTTTTAAGGAGACAAGATTTAATGTCCATTTTGTCACAGCAGTAATTCCCTAGGGAGAGATTGTGGAACCAGATGAAAGTAAAAGGATGAGACTTAATGAAAGACAGAACCAAGTGAGAACTACAGAGCTGACAAAGTCTTGAGTTTCTTAGGATTTACAGGCTGACTTTGACTGAGGATCATGTCAATGTTGGCATTCTGTTTAAACTACAGGTTGAAAACAGTACCTAAATATTTGTGTCAGCTATTTTGATGGCATCACCGTGGATAGTACTGTTGACTACATTAGGCTTGTTCATcctaaagtcaaagatcatttctttaatattatGATCTGGCCAGATGATGTGAAGCCTCTATGAATTATAATGACTCATTCTTTCCACACTCTTGATCAGTTCCACTGGTTGTGAGTTTAGGTCAGCCGGAGGTGACCTAATGCAATGCACCAACTGTACCTTCTGTTTGCTGTATGTGTacctatataaaaaaaactctatTCATTGTCGtcaacatatatatgtatgcactcAGCTGTAAATCTTGCTTGTCTCTTtgcagattaataaagttgtattgttaAAACAACTGAAAACCAGTCCCAAATTTGTTTCTAGCTATAGTTTAACATGACAGTACATGTAAAGTTTTGACATTCTTGCATGTTGACAGGTATAAGCCCTCCAGACTTTGACAACCAAACACTTGCTGTTTTACGAGGTCGTCTAGTTAGATATCTCATGCGGTCAAGAGAGGTAAGATAAAGTGGATATCagaaaaaataccattttttttttactacccATGACATTACTAATGCAATTCGTCTTGTACAAGTGCATGGAGCTTTTGATTAAAGATCCTAGCTTTCAAGAGCAACAGCACTGCTTTCTGCATTGTGGTCTTCACCCTTTGCTCCTGTAGGCCAGAATGTGAAGTAATCAAGGGCTGAGGACAAAGTATTAGATCTGTGCCTTGATCCTGTTGACATTCACAAGTATACAGGCAAACTTTCCAAAGCCTAGGAAATTTTCATCTTTGGAGCCTGCATTCACTTTTCAAGAGGCTTTATATCGGCCTTCTTTCTCACACAAGTGTGTGGTTAGGCACAGATGTCAGCAGATCATTTAGTAACACCTTGGTTGATAATGGGCAATGAAAAAGTATTAATTCAAGGACAGTGGCTGGacccattttttaaaacttttatcttaCAATAAAAGGGATATATGGAAATTTTTCATGATGCCACAGATCAATATTAAGTACagtaatgttttgaaaatttagAATATGTAAAATGAtgttatttgtatatttgtttttttctcattgttacTATTTTTCCATCAGTCTCTTTATCTGTCATTCAAGTAAGGGACAAATTTCACTATCAAAGACAACAAATCTCCAAATTTTAAATTCTCGTGTTTTTATGTCAAGATCACTATAGGTCGAGCAACCAGAGAACAGTCCATTGATGTAGATCTTTCACTGGAAGGTCCAGCCTGGAAAGTCTCACGTCGTCAGGGTGTTATCAAGCTGCGTAACAATGGGGATTTCTTTATTGCAAATGAGGGCAAAAGACCCATCCACATTGATGGCAAACCAGTTTTggcaggaaacaaacaaaaattgttcaATAACTCTGTAGTAGAGgtatgttttataatttattttgtcatgagAATTTTGTTTGCGAGACATCTTAATTCGGGAATGGGATATAGAAGCAGTTTTGTCTTTCCATGCATGACACCAAACTTTCAAATAAAGAATGTGCGGTGTGGCACTTTCCTGTAGGGATGGTACCAGAAAGGCTGTCCAGCTAATATGAATACTAATGCTGCTTTTCTGACATGGGTGAGCAGAGGGTATGCTGCTTACACGTTGGTTTCTAGTGTTTATGCTCTAGACTTATGGtagtttttatttccctttgagTTAGTAGTGgaaacaatggaaaacaaagaGTCTCTAACAATTACTACAAGTTTTGGGCATACTGggaataaaatttaagaatttgctTCAGGATTTAATTCATTTATGCTGGaggttgaatttttttaatttgtgcatgaaattcatatatatatatatgacctTCAGATATTCAAGGGacaagaatttgaagagaaataaaaagttattttgttcCAGTAATGGAGGCGTTGAGGCATAAATGGGTTAAATTGACTACTTTGTACTTAAGTACCTAACCCCTGACTGGCAAAGTCTGCACAAATACCTTTGAAAGCTTTGCAACTGtgattgttttatctttttacagATCTCATGTCTGCGGTTTATTTTCCTCATCAACCAGGACCTTATTAACACAATTCGTTCAGATGCACAAAAGCAAGGTGCAGCTGGTACTACAGCTACTTGAAgaggaatatgtgtgtgtgtgtgagatgagtGAATGTAACACAGGAAAGGGCGCTTTCATTGTTGCATGAGAAAAGTGATGTTAAGAGCTTGACATTGACCATTGTCTGTCACTGTTTATTATGATTCTGCAACATACAGTATTGTTAACAAGATGATATTAAAAGAACAACACACATTTGAGAAGCCAAAAAATCCGTAGTCTAAAGATGTATTCATGTtgagaaaatgtacaaaagatAATTCAAAATGTTAAGCTTACACATTATGCAATAGCAGAAATGCATTCTCatgattttttaatgattggattagagaggcaaaaaaaaaaaaagcactcgGATGACAAAGCAACGTAGCCCATGCATTAAAGCttgtaaatacaaaacaaagtggtgGAACAATGATGTCACAAAGAAACTGAGTTTGTCTGGATGTTGATGATGCAAAGAGCATTGCTgtttatgctttaaaaaaattgttctgctATATCTTTTGTGTCTAATAATGCACATTTGAGACATAATTATGGAACTcatctgaaacagaaaatagCTTGGGATGCACAAGAAAGTACTatataaaaatttgtatttaaaaaaaaaatgcagtgaagAGCAGTTATGGATGTTGCCCTGATCCAGTCTTTGGCTTCAGTTGCAGGATTACTAGCTGTTGAAGCATGAtgaccttatttttatttatttttgtcatccCATCACTGCTGTTGGATTTTTTATCCAGCAGTGACTTACCAATGCCATGCCCTAATAACCAGCATGTCAGGTGTAAAAATGAGCATCTTAGCCATGCTGCTTGCACTCCTCAATGTCTGCTTGTcgataataatagcaacatgCATGAAAGGGTTAGAATAAATGGGCTACAAGCAGACTGCTGTCTGCAGATTGAAAAAGGAGTTAGGAACATGGTAAACAAGCAGAAATTTGACTGGTATATATATGCCATGGATTTGGGAGAAAGAGaagtaacaaattaaaacagatttCTGGAAAGAAGGCAAACTAAAATGCTGAGACCAAGATCTCCCAGGCATACAATGAAATGCAGAGGCATTGTGAAGGTAAATGAGAGACACGGTTGACTGTACATAGTATCACATGGTGAAATTGAAGGCAATTGAATTCAACGAAGACATATTCAGCAGTAGTTTTAGAGCAGAGGGCACTACGATAATGTATGTaggaaataaaaactgcaagTGTAAAGCATCCTTGTTAGCATTACATTGTAATGCACAGATTTGTTAAAACAACTGATCCATTTTTCCACCCTACAACAAACATGAAACAGTAGACCACCCACAATGGTTTTCTTGAACAGTTCTGATTATCATTCACTACACATATGACCAATGAATccagacagcaaagacaaaagTGCTCCATGTAGCAATGATGTGTCGGGCGACAGGCAAGccttgctttttaaaatctattcAGCTGTGATAACCTTTATGCTTTGTCAAAAGCACATTTAAAATGATGTCCTTAAAAATGTTgagcgatttaaaaaaaaaatggccaaaatgtTTTGCCATCAATATTGGTCCTATTGCGTATGCTGAATATAAAGTTTCCTACACATATTTTCATAGCTAAAACCTTTTTGGACCACAATAACATTGAACTAACCTTAAAGCTTATGATGAGTTGAGACAAACTAAATGACAAAGTGTGTTCATCAAGTTTGTTCCTAGCCTAATAGCTATAGCACTGTGGGACAACAGAGCACTGCCCATAACATGCAACAACTAGTTAACTTGAATTATTAACAGCAAAGTTAGCCATTGCCATAAAACTGATCTCTGCTGGTAAGAATCCACATGAGTACCAAGTCTAAAGTCAGATGTGTGTGGCAGCTGCAGGATAACTCATTTAAGCATATTAGCATTATTCTTTGCTGTTGAGCAGTTTGCAAGTAAATTATGCACATTAGCAAACTTTACAATTAATGTTGTCTAGTGCAGGTACATGCGTGCAAGAAGTACCCCATACCAAATACGCAAACCTGATGTCAAAAACCTATGaaagttttatggttattcaagATGctgagctaaaaaaaaaaatctagatttgaaaaaaaggttttgtaatTTAAAGTTAGAACTACctaaaaaatcattaaattcctGAACAATTTAGGACAACTGGAAAAGGTAATAAAGCAAAGACTGTACACAGtgatggagaaaaaagaaagtaatagaATGCAGGCTGACTTTCCAGCTGGGAAGAAATAGCATCCCACAACTCTCCCATACACTTCACCCACTCTCGCAATCAAGGTTGCAGTGCTTTTATATACTTGTGTTGCATTAAGAATGCAGCATGTCAGCTGGCCTGCTTCAGCACGAAAAGTGAAAATAGCCCAATCAGAAGCAGCGGATCCAGCTGTTTGCCTTTGAAAATCTCCATATCTCAACATCcacaatctctctctttgttttactgATAAGGGTTACTAAATCCTGTGGCTCAACAATGTGAGACTGGTGTAAGCTCTACTTGCAACAATATGaataacaaagaataataaCTTTAAACATGAAGGATGTTTGACAGCTGAAGGCTGTGATACCTAAAAAAAACTCTGTTGCAAATGTGGCTTCAGGTAGTCTTTAAGTGCCGTTTTGCAGATGATGCAGGCATCATGCTTGGCAAGGTTTGAAGCACTTATGAGAAATGACCTGCAGATGATCAGACTGTCGCatataaacaagaacaaatgcAGTGCACtcgaaaaaaaagaatgcagcATACTTTACAATGCCCAACGTGCACTCTGAAGAGACAGATTGGGCAAGATGCTGCTTAAAGAAATGGAATACAATCTATGGCAGTGTAAAAGAAAACCCCAAATGAATGCCTTGCTAAAACTAACTTGATCCCTGCAGTCTGCTGCCTCCAGTCAGCTCACATGCTGTCTCACCTTGCCCTCTGCTCTAGCTTGTAGCCAGAAAATTTGATCTGCCATCCTGGTATCTGCCTGCAGGTAAACATCACATTTGGCATTGTGTTGTTGGAGACTCCCCAAAAAATTGAAGCTTGCatgcatcaaaacaaaacatgcaatAGGTCAATATTTGCACACAGATCAATGAGACTTCAAAGGACGATGGGGATGGGAGGAGAAACTTCTCATCCTccccaaataaaaaaactacacaTCTCACACCAACAGAGAAATACAAAGCCAACTTTACACATCAGAGCTGTCTGTAAATGGCAGAGATAcgataaaaattgtgaaaaaatgtgctaaagaaaacaaatgaaacccGTTTTGTACATTGTATTGGCAGAGCATGGCTATGTCCACAGAGAGACATGGAGTACTTTGATGTCTGGATAGAGTTAGTCTCGGAGAACAAAGCCAGCAGTCAGTTAAGTCTCAAGCCAGCTTCAAAAGTCAAGCTGCGTCGATGTGTTATGAGGTGCTTGTGTTTTTGTTCACTGACATTCTTCAACTTGTTCTGGGTTTGCTGTAATTAGCAAAGAACGTTTTGTTCCTGGGAGCTGTTGTGATCAAGGAAGAGCCTTTAGGAGGTATGTGTCACTCTgcaacaataaaagaaataatattcaGTTCATTTGCAATCCCATTTTCCTGTTCAACAAGATAtgaaggatttaaaaaaaaattaaccaaacTGTACAAACCTTGAGTGTAAGCAGATTTTAAACATTCCTCTAATTACATAATAAGAgaactgtactttttttttctcccttggAATTATTCTCAGGCAACTAGCTTCATGAAGATCTCTAAATTATCCTCTTAAAGTACCTGGTGTTTTCTGCGCTCCACAAAGTCTGCCAGGCGTGCTGTGGCAATTGGTTTTGGTCGCAGTCCGGAGGTGCGTTGGGTGCATGTCTTTTTGATCCACTGACTCTCAAGACATGCCTGAGCTACAGGTCGTTTGCTGTGGAAGATAGTCACATTAAGTGTGAGGTTCTTTGGACCGACTTAACTCTTAAAAAATCCATAATCCTGAAATCTGCAAGCTTGACAACATTACAACTGCTAAG contains:
- the LOC112565240 gene encoding microspherule protein 1-like, whose amino-acid sequence is MDNEFSDKLSSSTGDAPGRTTAVGISSPEDVQSTAASSTIPTHSQLLSDDQNSIIPPVPPVIPPPKAGRRSQHQDARNLVQQPRRSSTRFIKRKKFDDEVVESSLVKSERGRLKASAASLPTTTVPTPHLSSITTTQPLQLPVEKIEPIEVADPLPPAPPPEKKKVISQKVAQKTTKPSSKRVKKQKAPAPGSTKDLGRWKPQDDVALVTAVQQTNDLNAVYTGVKFSCHFTLKEIQERWYALLYDPTISRLSMQAMKQLHPENIAMIQGKALFSQQEENLLANIPSTSSPQLEVFQELLGAHPDIFHPLRTPKTLMTYWQLMKQYHLLPDQSVQPMPRGDNVLNYSDAEDMLKDESLKDPTDEAVEHDLTLADRRSKREIRHLEQELPKWQVLVDSVTGISPPDFDNQTLAVLRGRLVRYLMRSREITIGRATREQSIDVDLSLEGPAWKVSRRQGVIKLRNNGDFFIANEGKRPIHIDGKPVLAGNKQKLFNNSVVEISCLRFIFLINQDLINTIRSDAQKQGAAGTTAT